A DNA window from Anastrepha ludens isolate Willacy chromosome 6, idAnaLude1.1, whole genome shotgun sequence contains the following coding sequences:
- the LOC128865888 gene encoding 2-amino-3-ketobutyrate coenzyme A ligase, mitochondrial isoform X1: MPIFSKYALLKGADSLLRQRQRFFALSNVAASTARPALTQFRDILNTQITNIKDAGTYKMERIITSSQSTEITVEGTYKRILNFCANNYLGLANNPEVVSYSKELLDKYGAGLSSVRFICGTQSIHKELEKKIAQFHGREDAILYASCFDANAGIFEAILTPDDAVFSDELNHASIIDGIRLCKAQKQRYKHRDVGDLEKQLQSSSARLKLIVTDGVFSMDGNIAPLPKIVDLAAKYDALVFIDECHATGFFGATGRGTEEYYNLLGRVDIINSTLGKALGGAAGGYTTGPKELITLLRQKSRPYLFSNSLPPPVVATGIKVMDMLMHSDQLSQRVQSNTKRFRDAMTKAGFTIGGENHPICPVMLGDARLASIFADQMLSRGIYVIGFSYPVVPKGKARIRVQISAAHTTDDVDHAVAAFIDVGKSLKVIK; the protein is encoded by the exons ATGCCGATTTTCTCGAAATACGCGCTGCTAAAAG GCGCTGATAGCCTACTACGCCAGCGTCAACGGTTCTTCGCCTTATCCAATGTGGCCGCCTCAACCGCACGCCCTGCGCTCACTCAATTCCGTGATATTCTCAATACACAAATTACCAACATTAAAGATGCAGGCACCTATAAAATGGAACGCATTATCACCTCTTCACAAAGCACCGAGATCACTGTGGAGGGTACATATAAACGCATTTTGAACTTTTGCGCGAATAATTATCTCGGCTTGGCG AACAATCCCGAAGTGGTAAGCTACAGCAAAGAACTGCTGGACAAATATGGTGCCGGTCTGAGCTCGGTACGCTTCATTTGCGGCACACAATCGATACACAAGGAATTGGAAAAGAAGATCGCACAATTCCATGGTCGCGAGGATGCAATTTTATATGCGTCTTGCTTTGACGCAAATGCCGGTATTTTTGAAGCTATCCTCACACCTGACGATGCAGTCTTCTCTGATGAATTAAACCACGCCTCCATCATCGATGGCATACGCTTGTGTAAGGCACAGAAACAACGCTACAAGCATCGTGATGTCGGAG ATTTGGAAAAACAACTGCAATCGTCGTCGGCGCGTCTGAAATTGATTGTTACCGATGGCGTCTTCTCAATGGATGGTAACATCGCACCTTTGCCGAAAATCGTCGATCTCGCAGCCAAATATGATGCGCTCGTATTTATAGATGAATGTCATGCGACTGGTTTCTTTGGCGCTACTGGACGCGGTACTGAGGAGTATTATAATCTTTTGGGGCGCGTCGATATTATAAATTCAACATTGGGTAAAGCGCTAGGTGGCGCTGCCGGCGGTTACACAACTGGCCCTAAAGAATTGATCACATTGCTACGTCAGAAATCACGACCTTATCTCTTCTCGAACTCACTGCCTCCGCCAGTGGTGGCGACAGGCATCAAAGTCATGGATATGCTGATGCACTCCGATCAATTGTCACAGCGTGTGCAAAGCAATACAAAGCGTTTTCGTGATGCAATGACAAAGGCCGGATTTACAATCGGTGGTGAAAATCACCCTATTTGTCCGGTGATGTTGGGCGATGCGCGTCTCGCCTCAATTTTCGCCGATCAAATGCTTT CGCGTGGCATTTATGTCATTGGCTTCAGTTATCCGGTGGTACCTAAGGGGAAGGCGCGCATTCGCGTACAAATATCGGCAGCGCACACAACGGACGACGTCGATCATGCAGTGGCAGCCTTCATCGACGTCGGCAAATCGCTCAAGGTTATCAAGTGA
- the LOC128865888 gene encoding 2-amino-3-ketobutyrate coenzyme A ligase, mitochondrial isoform X2 encodes MERIITSSQSTEITVEGTYKRILNFCANNYLGLANNPEVVSYSKELLDKYGAGLSSVRFICGTQSIHKELEKKIAQFHGREDAILYASCFDANAGIFEAILTPDDAVFSDELNHASIIDGIRLCKAQKQRYKHRDVGDLEKQLQSSSARLKLIVTDGVFSMDGNIAPLPKIVDLAAKYDALVFIDECHATGFFGATGRGTEEYYNLLGRVDIINSTLGKALGGAAGGYTTGPKELITLLRQKSRPYLFSNSLPPPVVATGIKVMDMLMHSDQLSQRVQSNTKRFRDAMTKAGFTIGGENHPICPVMLGDARLASIFADQMLSRGIYVIGFSYPVVPKGKARIRVQISAAHTTDDVDHAVAAFIDVGKSLKVIK; translated from the exons ATGGAACGCATTATCACCTCTTCACAAAGCACCGAGATCACTGTGGAGGGTACATATAAACGCATTTTGAACTTTTGCGCGAATAATTATCTCGGCTTGGCG AACAATCCCGAAGTGGTAAGCTACAGCAAAGAACTGCTGGACAAATATGGTGCCGGTCTGAGCTCGGTACGCTTCATTTGCGGCACACAATCGATACACAAGGAATTGGAAAAGAAGATCGCACAATTCCATGGTCGCGAGGATGCAATTTTATATGCGTCTTGCTTTGACGCAAATGCCGGTATTTTTGAAGCTATCCTCACACCTGACGATGCAGTCTTCTCTGATGAATTAAACCACGCCTCCATCATCGATGGCATACGCTTGTGTAAGGCACAGAAACAACGCTACAAGCATCGTGATGTCGGAG ATTTGGAAAAACAACTGCAATCGTCGTCGGCGCGTCTGAAATTGATTGTTACCGATGGCGTCTTCTCAATGGATGGTAACATCGCACCTTTGCCGAAAATCGTCGATCTCGCAGCCAAATATGATGCGCTCGTATTTATAGATGAATGTCATGCGACTGGTTTCTTTGGCGCTACTGGACGCGGTACTGAGGAGTATTATAATCTTTTGGGGCGCGTCGATATTATAAATTCAACATTGGGTAAAGCGCTAGGTGGCGCTGCCGGCGGTTACACAACTGGCCCTAAAGAATTGATCACATTGCTACGTCAGAAATCACGACCTTATCTCTTCTCGAACTCACTGCCTCCGCCAGTGGTGGCGACAGGCATCAAAGTCATGGATATGCTGATGCACTCCGATCAATTGTCACAGCGTGTGCAAAGCAATACAAAGCGTTTTCGTGATGCAATGACAAAGGCCGGATTTACAATCGGTGGTGAAAATCACCCTATTTGTCCGGTGATGTTGGGCGATGCGCGTCTCGCCTCAATTTTCGCCGATCAAATGCTTT CGCGTGGCATTTATGTCATTGGCTTCAGTTATCCGGTGGTACCTAAGGGGAAGGCGCGCATTCGCGTACAAATATCGGCAGCGCACACAACGGACGACGTCGATCATGCAGTGGCAGCCTTCATCGACGTCGGCAAATCGCTCAAGGTTATCAAGTGA